The DNA sequence CCCGGAGATGGAGGCGCAGGGCGTCGCCATCGAGGCGCACCTCGACCGCGGTCGCGGTCCGGTGGCCACGGTGCTGGTGCAGCGCGGCACGCTGCGCGTGGGTGACTCGATCGTGGCGGGCGCCGCCTACGGTCGCGTGCGCCGCATGGTGGACGAGCACGGCGTGGACGTCACGGAGGCGACCCCGTCGCGTCCGGTGCAGGTCATCGGTCTGACGTCGGTGCCCGGCGCGGGTGACACGTTCCTCGTGGTCGAGGAGGACCGGGTCGCGCGGCAGATCGCCGAGCGCCGCCAGGCGCGCAACCGCAACGCGATGAACGCCGCGAAGCGCAAGCGCGTCAGCCTGGAGGACTTGGACGCCGCGCTGAAGGAGACCAGCGCCCTCACCTTGATCATCAAGGGTGACAACTCGGGTACCGTCGAGGCCCTCGAGGACGCCCTCATGAAGATCGAGGTCGGCGACGACGTCGAGCTGCGGGTCATCCACCGCGGCGTCGGTGGCATCACCGAAGGCGACATCAACCTCGCCGTCGCGGGTAGCGCCATCGTCCTGGGCTTCAACGTCCGGGCCGAGGGCAAGGCCACCGAGCTCGCCAACCGCGAGGGCGTGGACGTCCGCTACTACACGGTGATCTACCAGGCGATCGACGAGATCGAGCAGGCCCTGAAGGGCATGCTCAAGCCGGAGTACGAAGAGGTTCAGCTGGGCCGCGCGGAGGTCCGCGAGGTCTTCAAGTCCTCCAAGGTCGGCACGATCGCGGGTTGCCTCGTGATGTCGGGCGAGATCCGGCGCAACGCCCGGGCCCGCCTGCTGCGCGACAACAACGTCGTGCAGGAGAACCTGCCGATCAGCTCGCTGCGCCGGTTCAAGGACGACGCGACCGAGGTCCGCGAGGGCTTCGAGTGCGGTCTGACGCTCGGCAACTACAGCGACCTGAAGGTCGGCGACATCATCGAGACGTTCGAGATGCGCGAGAAGCCGCGCGCCTGATCGTCCTCACCCGAGGTGCGGGGCCGTCGCGAGCGGCGGCCCCGCACCCCCGGACACCCTGGTGATCATCTGTGTTCGTCGGTGCCCTTGAGCTGGACGTGCTGCTCGGCGACGTCCACTCGTTGAAGCAGAAGCGGTCCGTGGTGCGGCCCATCGTGGCCGAGCTGCGGCGCAAGTTCGAGGTGTCGGTCGCCGAGGCGGGCCACCTGGACCTGCACCGCCGCGCCCTGATCGGAGTGGCGGCCGTCGCCGCCGACGCCGAGCATGTGAGGGACGTGCTGGCCGCCTGCGAGCGGCTGGTGGCCGGACGCCCCGAGTTGGAACTTCTCTCCGCCCGCCACAGGTTGGTCGGGCCGGAGGACGACTAGCAGACGTCGCCCCGCGGGCGACACAGCGCAACGACAGGAGGGGAGCGCCGTGGCCGACCAGGCACGGGCTCGCAAGCTGGCCAAGCGGATCTCGCAGATCGTCGCTTCCGCGTTGGAGCACGAGGTGAAGGACCCGCGGCTGGCCCGCGTCACCATCACGGACACGAGGGTGACCGGCGACCTGCACGACGCGACGATCTACTACACGGTGCTCGGCGAGAAGCTGGACGCCGAGCCCGACCTCGCCGGTGCGGCGGCGGCGCTGGAGAGCGCCAAGGGCGTGCTGCGCACGATGGTCGGCCAGCAGACCGGTGTCCGGTTCACGCCGACGCTGTCGTTCGTCACGGACACCGTGCCGGACGAGGCACGCCGGATGGACGAGCTGCTGGCCAAGGCCCGGGAGCTGGACGCCGAGGTGGCGCGCATCGCGCACGGCGCGGAGCCCGCGGGCGAACCCGACCCGTACAAGCCCGCGCGCGAGGCCGAGGACGCCGACTAGCGTTCTCGTCGTGCACAACGATCCGAGCTTGATCGACCCGGGCCCGTCCGGCGGCGCCCGTCCGTCCGACGACCTGGGCGCGGACCTCGCCGAGGCCGCTCGCGTCCTGTCCGCCGCCACCGACGTGACATTGCTGGCGCACGTGAACCCCGACGCGGACGCGTTGGGCAGCGCGCTGGCGCTGGGGTTGGCGCTGCACCGCCGCGGTGTGGCGGTGCGGGTGTCGTTCGGCGCGCCGGACGAGGTGCCGGAGACGTTGCGGGGCCTGGACGTGGCGGGGCTGCTGGTACCCGCTTCGGCGGTGCCCGCCGCGCCGCCCGTGCTGGTCGCGTTGGACACGGGCAGTGTCGGGCGGCTGGGTCCGTTGGCCGACCGGGTGTCCACCGCCGGTGTGGTGGTGGTGTTGGACCACCACGTGTCGAACCCGCGGTTCGGGCACGTGAACGTGGTGGACGACCGGGCCGAGGCGACCGCGCTGGTCGTGCTGCGGCTGCTGGACGAGCTGGGCGTGGAGCTGGACGAGCCGGTGGCCCGCTGCGTGTACGCGGGTCTGGTGACGGACACGCGGTCGTTCCGGCACGCGTCGGCGACCACGCACGAGGTGGCGGCCCGGTTGCTCGCGGCCGGGGTGGACGCCGAGGCCGTGGCGCGGCCGTTGATGGACTCTCACCCGTTCGGGTATCTCGGGATGTTGGCGAAGGTGCTGAGCCGGGCGTGCCTGGAGCGTGAGGCGGCGGGCGGGCTGGGGTTCGTGCACGCGGTCGTGACGCTGGAGGACGCCTCCGGGCTGCGGCCCGAGGAGGTCGAGAGCGTGGTCGACCTGGTGCGCACCACGGCCGAGGCCGAGGTGGCGGCGGTGCTCAAGGAGCTGCGTCCGTCGTCGTGGTCGGTGTCGTTGCGCGCGGTGAGCCGGGTGGACGTGCGCGAGGTGGCGCAGCTGCTCGGCGGCGGTGGCCACCGGCTGGCCGCGGGCTTCACCGCCACCGGCCCGGCCGACGCGGTGCTGGCGAACCTGCGGGCGGCGCTGGAGACCGTGGCCGCGTCCTGAGCGTGGGACTCGGGTGTTCCGAACGGCAGGACTCCCGCGTCCCGGACGCAGGGCTCACGCGGGAGTCCTGCGTCCGGGACGCGCGTGTCGTGCATTGAGGGGATCGGGTGGAGGAGCGGGTTCCGGCGCGGCGGGTGGTCGGGTTGGCCGCGCCCGCGCTGGTGGTGCTGGCGGCCGAGCCGCTGTACGTGCTGGTGGACACGGCGGTCGTGGGGCACCTCGGCGCGCTGCCGCTGGCCGGGCTGGCGCTGGGCGGTGTGCTGTTCACGCAGGTCGCGACCCAGTTGACGTTCCTGTCCTACGGCACGACGGCCCGCACGGCACGGCTGTTCGGCGCCGGGCGGCGGCCCGAGGCCGTCGAGGAGGGCGTGCAGGCGACGTGGCTCGCGCTGGCCGTCGGCGCGCTGGTGATCGTGCTCGGGCAGCTCCTGGCCGGTCCCGCCGCACGGCTGCTCGCCGGTGGCGGCGAGGTGGCGGACAACGCCGCCTCGTGGCTGCGGATCGCGTTGTTCGGCGCGCCGTTCGTGCTGGTCACGATGGCGGGCAACGGGTGGATGCGCGGCGTGCAGGACACCCGCCGCCCGCTGCGGTACGTGCTGGTCGGCAACGGCATCTCGGCCGTGCTGTGCCCGCTGCTCGTGCACGGCGCGGGCTGGGGCCTGGAGGGCTCGGCCGTCGCGAACGTGATCGCGCAGGTGCTGTCGGCCGGGTTGTTCTTCCGCGCGCTGCGCGCGGAACGGGTGGGCCTGCGGCCCGACCGGCACCGGATGCGGGCCCAGCTCGGCCTCGGGCGGGACCTGGTGCTGCGCAGCCTCGCGTTCCAGGCGTGCTTCCTGTCCGCCGCGTCGGTGGCCGCGCGCACGTCGGTCGGCGCGGTCGGCGCGCACCAGGTGGTGCTGCAGCTCTGGACGTTCCTCGCGCTGGTGCTGGACTCGCTGGCGATCGCCGCGCAGTCGATCGTGGGCGAGGCGCTGGGCGCGCGGCGCCGGGAGCAGGCGCGCCGGTTCGCCTGGCAGGTCACCGGGTACGGGCTGTGGTTCGGCGTGCTGCTCGGGGTGCTGTTCGCGGCGGTGTCCGGGCCGCTGCCGATGCTGTTCACCGCCGACCGGGCCGTGCTGGACGAGATCCCGCACGCCTGGTGGTTCTTCGTCGGGTTGCAGCCGATCGCGGGCGTGGTGTTCGCGCTGGACGGCGTGCTGCTCGGCGCGGGCGACGCGAAGTTCCTGCGGACCGCGACCCTGGCGTCGGCGGCGCTGGGCTTCCTGCCGCTGGTGTGGGCGTCCTCCGCGTTCGGCTGGGGCCTGGTCGGCATCTGGAGCGGCCTGTCGGCGTTCATGGTGCTGCGGCTCGTGCTGGTGCTCGTGCGGACCCGGTCCGGGGAGTGGGCGCGCGTAGGGGCGGTGTGACCAGGCGTGATGTGGTGAGCGGCACCCCCTGGAATCGTTAACACGAGGCAAGTGTTTCTCGATACTGGGAGTGCTGCCGCACGGAAGCCTAGGAGACCCGCCTTGCCGGTCGATCGTGCCACGAAACAAGCGTGGCTGATCTGGTCAACCGCCGTCCTCGTCTACATCGCCGCCCTGTTCCACCGCACCTCGCTGGGCGTGGCCAGCCTGGAGGCGGGCGACCGCTTCGCCGTCGGGCCCGCCGCGCTGGGCACGTTCACGGTCCTGCAGATCGGCCTCTACGCGCTGATGCAGATCCCCACCGGCCTGCTGGTGGACCGCTTCGGCCCGCGCCGCGTGCTGACCGCCGCCGCCCTGCTCATGGGCCTGGGGCAGGTCCTGTTCGCGGTCGCCGACTCCTACCCGCTCGGCCTGGCCGCCCGCGCCGTGCTCGGCGTCGGCGACGCCATGACGTGGGTCAGCGTGCTGCGCCTGGCCGCCGCGCACTTCCCGCCCCGCCGGTTCACCCTGGTCATGACGTTGTCCGCGGCGCTGGGCGGCGCGGGCAACCTGGTCGCGACCGTGCCGCTGACGTTGCTGCTGGAGGACGCGGGCTGGACGGTGACGTTCCTGGTCGCGGGCCTGGGCACGGCGGCGTACGCGGCGGTGGTCTCGTGGCGGGTCCGCGAGGTGCCCG is a window from the Saccharothrix saharensis genome containing:
- a CDS encoding DHH family phosphoesterase, with protein sequence MGADLAEAARVLSAATDVTLLAHVNPDADALGSALALGLALHRRGVAVRVSFGAPDEVPETLRGLDVAGLLVPASAVPAAPPVLVALDTGSVGRLGPLADRVSTAGVVVVLDHHVSNPRFGHVNVVDDRAEATALVVLRLLDELGVELDEPVARCVYAGLVTDTRSFRHASATTHEVAARLLAAGVDAEAVARPLMDSHPFGYLGMLAKVLSRACLEREAAGGLGFVHAVVTLEDASGLRPEEVESVVDLVRTTAEAEVAAVLKELRPSSWSVSLRAVSRVDVREVAQLLGGGGHRLAAGFTATGPADAVLANLRAALETVAAS
- a CDS encoding MATE family efflux transporter; this translates as MEERVPARRVVGLAAPALVVLAAEPLYVLVDTAVVGHLGALPLAGLALGGVLFTQVATQLTFLSYGTTARTARLFGAGRRPEAVEEGVQATWLALAVGALVIVLGQLLAGPAARLLAGGGEVADNAASWLRIALFGAPFVLVTMAGNGWMRGVQDTRRPLRYVLVGNGISAVLCPLLVHGAGWGLEGSAVANVIAQVLSAGLFFRALRAERVGLRPDRHRMRAQLGLGRDLVLRSLAFQACFLSAASVAARTSVGAVGAHQVVLQLWTFLALVLDSLAIAAQSIVGEALGARRREQARRFAWQVTGYGLWFGVLLGVLFAAVSGPLPMLFTADRAVLDEIPHAWWFFVGLQPIAGVVFALDGVLLGAGDAKFLRTATLASAALGFLPLVWASSAFGWGLVGIWSGLSAFMVLRLVLVLVRTRSGEWARVGAV
- a CDS encoding DUF503 domain-containing protein codes for the protein MFVGALELDVLLGDVHSLKQKRSVVRPIVAELRRKFEVSVAEAGHLDLHRRALIGVAAVAADAEHVRDVLAACERLVAGRPELELLSARHRLVGPEDD